The Vicia villosa cultivar HV-30 ecotype Madison, WI linkage group LG1, Vvil1.0, whole genome shotgun sequence genome includes a region encoding these proteins:
- the LOC131643875 gene encoding probable glutathione S-transferase, with translation MAEVKLHGFWYSPFTFRVVWALNMKSIPYEHIEEDRFNKSPQLLQYNPVYKKTPVLVHDGKPICESMLIVEYIDEIWPQNSLLPADPYDRAQARFWVKYVDDMFPGIVALQSSRNDEDREKAKEIIRERLGVVEDRCLGDERKFYGGDAINIVDIALASFVKCIEVQEDMFEVKILQSEKFPRLKLWFNNFKDVPIIKENSPSKEELVACLKPLIEKILAKAMMAS, from the exons ATGGCAGAGGTGAAACTGCACGGATTTTGGTATAGTCCTTTTACTTTTAGAGTAGTATGGGCACTAAATATGAAGAGTATACCATATGAGCACATAGAAGAAGATCGTTTCAATAAGAGTCCTCAACTTCTTCAATATAACCCTGTATACAAAAAGACTCCCGTGCTTGTTCATGATGGAAAACCCATATGTGAGTCCATGCTCATTGTTGAATACATTGATGAGATATGGCCACAGAATTCATTGCTTCCTGCTGATCCCTATGACAGAGCTCAAGCCCggttttgggttaaatatgttgaTGACATG TTTCCAGGAATTGTGGCGCTCCAGAGTAGCAGAAACGATGAAGACCGAGAGAAGGCAAAAGAGATTATACGGGAGAGACTCGGAGTTGTTGAGGATCGGTGTCTGGGAGATGAGAGGAAATTCTATGGTGGAGATGCCATTAACATTGTAGACATAGCTCTTGCATCTTTTGTCAAATGTATTGAGGTTCAAGAGGATATGTTTGAAGTGAAGATCTTGCAAAGTGAGAAGTTCCCTCGCTTGAAATTATGGTTTAATAATTTCAAGGATGTTCCTATCATAAAAGAAAATAGTCCTAGTAAAGAGGAACTGGTGGCTTGTTTAAAGCCGCTTATTGAAAAAATCTTGGCAAAGGCAATGATGGCTTCTTGA
- the LOC131643876 gene encoding probable glutathione S-transferase yields MAEVKLHGFWYSPFNFRVVWALNLKGILYEHIEEDRFNKSPQLLQYNPVYKNIPVLVHDGKPICESMLIIEYIDEIWPQNSLLPTDPYDRAQARFWVKYVDDMFTAIGALLDSRSDEEREKAKESIWERLGVVEDQCLGDQRKFYGGDTINIVDIALGSFVKVIDVQEDMFEVVILQSERFPRLKLWFNNFKDVPIIKENTPSKEKLVALLKPPTEKKLARK; encoded by the exons ATGGCAGAGGTGAAACTGCATGGATTTTGgtatagtccttttaattttagaGTAGTATGGGCCCTAAATCTGAAGGGTATACTATATGAGCACATAGAAGAAGATCGTTTCAATAAGAGTCCTCAACTTCTTCAATACAATCCGGTATACAAAAATATTCCAGTGCTAGTTCATGATGGAAAACCCATATGTGAGTCCATGCTCATTATTGAATACATTGATGAGATATGGCCTCAGAACTCATTGCTTCCTACTGATCCCTATGACAGAGCTCAAGCACGGTTCTGGGTTAAATATGTTGATGACATG TTTACAGCAATTGGGGCACTCCTTGATAGCAGAAGTGATGAAGAACGAGAGAAGGCCAAAGAGAGTATATGGGAGCGACTCGGAGTTGTTGAGGATCAGTGTTTGGGAGATCAGAGGAAATTCTATGGGGGAGACACCATTAACATTGTAGACATAGCTCTTGGATCTTTTGTCAAAGTTATTGATGTTCAAGAGGATATGTTTGAAGTGGTGATCTTGCAAAGTGAGAGGTTCCCACGATTGAAATTATGGTTTAATAATTTCAAGGATGTTCCAATCATCAAAGAAAACACTCCTAGTAAAGAGAAACTGGTTGCTCTTTTAAAGCCACCTACTGAAAAAAAATTGGCAAGGAAATGA
- the LOC131643874 gene encoding uncharacterized protein LOC131643874, whose product MAEGSSCTDIQRILTAIKSSEVVEDRVQLFTDLGALNFEDVSEFDHASIMNCLVTYWENYTCLDVTQCMLNRSILQVALRNIDLNLPSCLLQTLTLGVKASIWCGKHLKMTLLSTEGSQDDEHNSVFYQLLLEILRFSSSTFSALLKFTDNSNKELMDNVETFIIEVLNLTKDSVSEAKKIKSFGSEILKVAHMVIDVVVKLCKARFELINRMACNENHKPINVCHAINMTKYTIEKLSQIGVLAANDGGSLVNILSISWKGVVSLLQIGGGHLTEVNIANIVASLLALITEPFKCAAEVWSSSLNETISVTEAKRIFVPVKFYLINAVKICSLYPHQAYIMYREITQCVLIITSFWIFASNENLLKNATAVIAELLEETTLDLVVSLINSDKLKLKQKLELIEFLFINEGDSYSGLDDDPALTDCNFTLVNKVFLSSCEGIDRSRVLILGRVVLFINLLKYSLKLDGDMKLAITKKLNWFLETLVEENVYSRMLVLQLPLCSGSGKAVELVWQPIFSLLLQAFKIFMIVISSSTAWGELESFLLENFFHPHFLCWEIVMECWCFVLQHAETPMANNIINKLCSLLKLLASPDSVFLPHSSFRKLTRSICLLLTCCEKPVVDEVFMSIVGDGKSQMSSILCLALFIEGFSLDLLSDELRETTIQRITSNYFDLINNFDEAALMASSSGLLGIPIFIFSASLQSSLQSLQDRLPEIDARTLKFLVSISSICKSTVDKKIKDHSLWLFGEILVIISYLKHLYMLNDIEQAIVEIENIFITEPPVLLYKCKPHLARFLTGLVKMEFLESDDSDAKSRGAWKLFQLILTDRHWAFTHLAITAFGHFAANTTCTQLWRFLPQNATLSYDIVSGLEASNEGFMAELKAFYSKQIALLTIAPSPEQLELLQREGLILKQMVHNIPVSAVQREGCEGMEIDDKNQSNNMEVDDKNQSNKKRKLPDGISKGVELLKSGLKIISDGLSEWQLNQFESNELHVKYSTQFSQLEDAIMHFEELAGSGEVCLSPIQSNLRG is encoded by the exons ATGGCGGAAGGAAGCTCCTGCACCGATATCCAGAGAATTCTCACCGCCATCAAATCTTCCGAG GTTGTTGAGGATCGTGTTCAATTGTTTACCGATCTAGGAGCTTTAAACTTCGAGGACGTATCTGAGTTCGATCATGCTTCCATCATGAATTGCCTTGTA ACCTATTGGGAAAATTACACATGTTTGGATGTTACCCAGTGCATGCTAAATAGAAGCATTCTACAGGTTGCTTTAAGAAATATAGATCTTAATCTTCCTAGTTGTTTACTTCAAACTCTCACTCTTGGAGTCAAG GCTAGTATATGGTGTGGCAAGCATCTAAAAATGACGCTTTTGTCGACAGAAGGATCTCAAGATGACGAACACAACTCTGTTTTTTACCAG cttcttttggagatcCTTAGGTTTTCTTCATCAACTTTTTCAGCCTTGTTAAAATTCACCGATAATAGTAACAAGGAATTGATGGACAATGTTGAAACCTTCATTATAGAAGTGTTAAATTTAACTAAAGATTCCGTATCAGAAGCCAAG AAAATTAAATCATTTGGATCAGAAATATTGAAGGTCGCACACATGGTCATTGATGTGGTTGTAAAACTATGCAAGGCGCGTTTTGAATTAATAAACCGGATGGCTTGCAATGAAAACCACAAACCTATTAATGTTTGCCATGCTATCAACATGACAAAATACACTATAGAAAAGCTGTCTCAAATCGGTGTTCTTGCTGCAAATGATGGTGGAAGTTTAGTCAATATTCTTAGTATCTCTTGGAAAGGCGTTGTTTCTTTGCTTCAAATTGGCGGGGGACATTTAACTGAAGTGAATATAGCAAATATAGTGGCATCTTTGCTTGCATTAATAACTGAGCCTTTTAAATGTGCTGCTGAGGTTTGGTCATCATCACTGAATGAAACCATTTCCGTAACTGAAGCTAAAAGGATATTTGTCCCAGTGAAATTTTACCTGATTAATGCAGTTAAAATATGCTCACTATATCCTCATCAGGCCTACATAATGTACAGGGAGATTACTCAATGTGTTCTCATTATCACTTCTTTTTGGATTTTTGCAAGTAATGAAAATCTTCTGAAAAATGCAACTGCAGTAATTGCAGAGCTATTGGAGGAAACAACCTTGGATCTGGTGGTGTCTTTGATAAATTCTGATAAACTGAAACTGAAACAGAAGCTTGAGTTAATTGAATTTCTATTCATTAATGAAGGTGATTCTTATTCCGGCCTTGATGATGATCCAGCATTAACTGATTGTAACTTTACACTGGTTAATAAAGTATTTTTAAGTAGTTGTGAAGGTATAGACAGATCAAGAGTACTAATACTTGGCCGAGTTGTGTTGTTTATTAATCTCCTTAAATATTCTCTAAAGCTTGATGGAGATATGAAATTAGCAATTACTAAGAAGCTTAATTGGTTTTTGGAAACTTTAGTTGAGGAAAATGTATATTCTCGAATGCTTGTTTTGCAACTTCCTTTATGCTCTGGCTCTGGAAAAGCAGTTGAACTGGTGTGGCAGCCTATATTTTCTCTCCTCTTGCAAGCATTCAAAATTTTCATGATTGTGATCTCTTCAAGTACAGCTTGGGGGGAGTTGGAGTCATTCTTACTAGAGAATTTCTTTCATCCTCACTTCCTTTGTTGGGAGATTGTGATGGAATGCTGGTGTTTCGTACTGCAACATGCTGAAACACCAATGGCAAATAACATTATTAACAAACTATGTTCATTACTTAAGCTGCTGGCATCCCCCGACTCGGTTTTCCTGCCTCATTCTTCCTTCAGGAAATTGACAAGATCAATTTGCTTGCTTCTAACCTGTTGTGAAAAACCAGTGGTTGATGAGGTGTTCATGTCTATTGTTGGTGATGGGAAATCACAGATGTCATCAATTTTGTGCTTGGCTCTGTTCATCGAAGGGTTCTCACTTGATTTGCTTTCAGATGAATTGAGAGAAACTACCATTCAAAGAATTACATCTAACTATTTTGACTTAATCAACAACTTTGATGAAGCTGCATTGATGGCATCTTCCTCTGGTTTGTTAGGCATTCCAATTTTTATCTTTTCTGCTTCTTTGCAATCTTCTTTGCAATCACT CCAGGATAGACTACCTGAGATTGATGCAAGGACCTTAAAGTTTTTGGTTTCAATTAGTTCTATCTGCAAAAGTACAGTAGACAAAAAAATAAAGGACCATTCTCTTTGGCTTTTTGGTGAAATTCTAGTGATCATTTCATATCTGAAACATCTGTACATGTTGAATGATATTGAACAAGCCATAGTGGAGATTGAAAATATCTTTATCACTGAGCCTCCGGTCCTTCTGTACAAATGTAAACCGCATTTGGCTCGCTTCCTCACGGGACTTGTTAAGATGGAGTTTTTAGAAAGTGACGACTCTGATGCAAAAAGCCGTGGTGCATGGAAATTATTTCAATTGATCTTGACAGATCGGCACTGGGCATTCACTCACTTGGCAATAACCGCATTTGGACATTTTGCTGCCAACACAACTTGCACTCAGCTATGGAGATTTCTTCCACAGAATGCAACACTATCATATGATATAGTTTCAGGATTAGAGGCAAGTAATGAGGGATTTATGGCTGAGCTTAAAGCATTTTATAGTAAGCAAATTGCTCTTCTGACAATCGCACCAAGTCCTGAACAGCTTGAGCTGCTACAAAGAGAAGGTCTTATACTAAAGCAGATGGTTCATAACATTCCAGTCAGTGCTGTACAGAGAGAGGGATGTGAGGGCATGGAAATTGATGACAAGAACCAATCAAATAACATGGAAGTTGACGACAAAAACCaatcaaataaaaaaaggaaacttCCAGATGGAATTAGCAAAGGAGTGGAATTGCTGAAAAGTGGTTTGAAGATTATTAGTGACGGCCTTTCAGAGTGGCAACTTAATCAATTTGAAAGCAATGAACTGCATGTCAAATATTCCACCCAGTTTTCTCAACTTGAAGATGCAATTATGCACTTTGAGGAGTTGGCTGGGAGTGGTGAGGTATGTTTATCTCCTATTCAAAGCAATTTGCGAGGTTGA